DNA sequence from the Limisphaerales bacterium genome:
AATCGCCCGGTGCGCAAGGGCGACAAAATTCGGGTGCTGCCGCCACGAGGTGAAACCAAGAAAGGCGATCAAAAGCTCTGGGAGGTCAAAGCCATCCGCAAACGCAAGAATGAGGCCGATCTGGAATTGCCCAATTCGGACGAATCAGAGGCTCAAACCGTAGCCTTGGACGATCTGGTCGTGATTGCGGAGTTTGGAGACACGATTTATCCGGGACTGGTTTCTACGGGAAAAGTTTCACGCGGAAAGGACAAGCCGTGGCACACCGTCATCAATGGCGAAAATTATCATGCTCTGAAGGCTTTGACTTGGACACACCGTGG
Encoded proteins:
- a CDS encoding site-specific DNA-methyltransferase, with product MSRLTDLIRKAKTEDPQLGADLEREFRALSSRLSFGLNFERHRPEAVELPNRPVRKGDKIRVLPPRGETKKGDQKLWEVKAIRKRKNEADLELPNSDESEAQTVALDDLVVIAEFGDTIYPGLVSTGKVSRGKDKPWHTVINGENYHALKALTWTHRG